CCGATGTTCCTGTTGGTCGAGGGGCTGCTGGAGTTCGAGCAGCGGTTCGCGCGCTGGCGCTTCCTGCATGTGCAGTTGGTAGAGCGCATCATCGGCCCGGGGACGTTTGGAACCGGCGGTACGCTCGGGGCGAAGTATCTCTCGCGCACGGTGAGCCACCGGTTCTTCCCGGAGCTGTGGGCGGTGCGGTCGAAGTTCTATGGAACTGCGAAGTAAGGGGTAGGGAGTTCGGGGTAAGGAGTCATCGTGTTCTTTGATATCAGTGTACCGTTCGCCGCTGCTACGCCGCCTTGGCCGGACGACGTCGGCTTTTCGTGCGGGTGGACGTGTCGGCGCGAAGAAGGCAGCAGCGTGAATTTGGGTGTGTTGCATTCGAGTGCGCATGTGGGCACGCACGCGGATGCGCCGTTGCATGTGCACTCGTCGTGGCCGGCGTCGGAGTCATTGCCGGCGTCGGTGTTCGTGGGCGAGGTGCAGCTCATCGCGCTGCCGGCCGACCACGATGCGGCGAGCGACATCACGGTTGAGGTGCTGCAGCGGCTGTTGGGCGCGCATGTGCCCACGCGGGTGATCGTGCGCACGGGGTGCTCGGTGGCGTCGGGGACCTTTCCCGCGAACTGGCCGGCGCTGACTGCCGACGCGGCGACGTGGCTGGTGCAGCACGGGCTCACGTTGTGGGGTGTGGATGCCCCCAGTGTGGACCGACGTACGAGCACGGCATTGCCGGTGCACAACGCGATTTTCGGCGGCGGGGCGTTCGTGCTGGAGAATCTCGCACTCGAAGTCGTTCCGATTGGACGCTACGAGCTGCTGGCGCAACCGCTGGCGGTGCACGGCGCGGACGCGGCGCCGGTACGAGCGCTGTTGCGCGCGATACGCGAGAAGTAGCGCGCGCGGCCTACGGCTCTTTGAGACGTCCGATCTGCGTGGTGATGGCGTCGGGTACCAACAGCGAGTCGGCGATGACCGCGATGCCCTCGGCTTCGGCCCACGCGCGTTCCAGCTGCGCCAGCTCACCTTCGAGCGCCTGACGTTCGGCGTCTTCGTTGATGGCCATTTCAAAGGCGAGTCGCGCGGCAGCCGGAATGGCCGAGAGATCACCGGTATCGCCGAAGGTGCTCTTGGCGGCCCACTCGCGGCGCATACCGGCGGCCCATTTGCCGTACCGCTCCGGGCCACCGGCTTGTTCGATGAGCTTGACGCCGTCGCCGATCACGTTGCGGCGCGCGCCGCCGCGATTGATGAGCGGCATGAGACGACGCAACAACGGCACGGCGTCGGCGCCATGCAATTGCACGCGTCCCAGTTCGTTCTTGCCTTCTTGCTTACGCGCCATCGACCAGTAGCCACCATTGCGCACGGTGGGATCCGGGCTGTGATAGTGCGCGGCATAGCCGATATCGATGGCCCATCCGGCGGCACGGTCGCTGGCGATGATGCGCGGGTTGCCGATCGGCATGAAGCGACCACCGTCTGGATGATCGAGCGGCTTCTGTGCCATCAGGTTCGAGGACAGAAGCGTGTACATATTGAGCGCGTGTACGGCTGGCATCAGTGCCGCGATTCCAACGCCGGTGGCGACGGCGCCACTGATCAGGAGCCCCGCCGCCGCGGTGACGCCAACGCCCGTGGCAATGGCCTTCACACGGCGGCGTCCGAACTGATCGCCGTAGCGCCACGCCGCGAACTCGGGACGCTGGGGCGCGCCGATGCGGACAAGCTCTGTGCCATCAGCGAGCCGGGCGAGTCCGATGTTATCAGTGCTGACGCGCACGCGCGTGTCGCGAAAGGCTCGCTCACTCTGTTCGATCGCTTCCCAGCGCTCGTCGAACGGCGTGAGGTTCCACCGCTCGCAACCGCGGCACACTACCCAGAGCCGACCTTGGCGCGCGTCGAACGCAATGCGCCGGCCGATAGGCAGTGCTTCGATGGCCTCATTGGCACCGAGCGATTTCCGGCAATGCATGCAGGTGGAGTACATCAGCGATCACGCAGGTTGTCGAGCTGTTCGTCCATCGACGGCGGCAGGAACATGTCATCGGCGATCTTGGCGATCTGCTCGGCCTCGGCCCACGCGAGTTCGAGCGCGGCGAGTTCGCCGTCCATCGCGCGACGTTCGCTTTCCTCGTGCAACGCCATCTCGAGCGCGAGGCGATCGCGCGGGGTGAGTGTGTGCAGCGTGCCGGGGAGCTTCTTCACCACGTTGCGCTTGTGGCTGCCGAACCAATCGCTCTTGCCGACGCCCCAACGTGCGTCACCCGTTGTCGCCCCCACACGCTGCTGCACGGACGTGAGTACGCGCAACGGATCACCGATCTCTTCCAGCAGGGAGACGGCGTCCTGCACCTGCACGAGCGAGCCGCCGAAGCGATTCACGGTAGGCAGCAGTCGCGCTGCGGCTTTCATGGCGTGATCGCCGAGCAGCAGGTGCGTACCCGAGACAGACTCCAACCGGAGCTGCAGTGGTCCCCCGTCCACGCCGCGCTCGAGGGCGCTCATGCGTGCGTGTTTCCGCTGCACGTCGACCAGCTCGCCATCGGGAAGGGCGATCTTGCCGATGGACACGCTCTGCCGCCCATTGATCAAGGCGTCCCAGATCCCGCCGTTCGCGTAGACGCCGGTTAAGCTGCCCACGCTGGCACCGACCGCGATCATGCCGCCCACCACGGCCACGGCGCTGCCCACGATCGTGCCGGTGATCAGCATCTGCCGCTTACGGCGCCGTCCGAACTGGTCGCCGTAGCGCCACGCCGCCATTTCCGGGCGCTGCGGCTCGCCAATGCGAATCAGGTCGACCCCTTCCTTGAGGCGGGCCAAACCCACGTTGTCGGTACTCACGCGCAAGCGGCTCTCGCGAAAACGCCGCTCCATGGCCTCGATGGCCTCCCAGCGCTCTTCGAGGGGGGAGAGGTTCCAACGGTCGCAGGCGCGGCACACCACCCACAGGCGCCCCTTGGCGGCGTCGAAGGCCAGCCGGGAGCCCACGGGAAAGGTCTCAAAGGCCTCGTTCCGGCCCAAATCGGCCGTGCAGTGGATACAGGTGGCGAACATTTTCTCTTAATTTAAGAGGATGACTCAGCCCGTGTACCTGGATCACGCCGCCACCACCCCGGTGCGCGACGAGGTCATGGCCGCCATGGCGCCCTACTTCGGCCCGCGCTTCGGAAACCCGTCCAGTGTCCACCGCTGGGGTCGGGAGGCGCGCGTCGC
This region of Gemmatimonas groenlandica genomic DNA includes:
- a CDS encoding cyclase family protein translates to MFFDISVPFAAATPPWPDDVGFSCGWTCRREEGSSVNLGVLHSSAHVGTHADAPLHVHSSWPASESLPASVFVGEVQLIALPADHDAASDITVEVLQRLLGAHVPTRVIVRTGCSVASGTFPANWPALTADAATWLVQHGLTLWGVDAPSVDRRTSTALPVHNAIFGGGAFVLENLALEVVPIGRYELLAQPLAVHGADAAPVRALLRAIREK